A genomic stretch from Silurus meridionalis isolate SWU-2019-XX chromosome 1, ASM1480568v1, whole genome shotgun sequence includes:
- the ngfb gene encoding nerve growth factor — protein MRWSMLALLLLFCGHNLALRAGDICPQDSKHEQTSDTTPTVDPKLFNKRRYRSPRVLFSEHPPDSEPSEHQGSKDRTKRRAGQPQNRGVYSVCESVSFWVGNKTKATDISGNEVTVLPDVNINDVKKKQYFFETVCSESRTGGSGCLGIDVRHWNSYCTNSHTFVRALTSFKNLVAWRLIRINVACVCVLSRKSWRQ, from the coding sequence ATGCGGTGGTCCATGTTAGCTCTGCTGCTCCTGTTCTGCGGCCACAATTTGGCATTGCGAGCGGGCGATATCTGCCCACAGGACAGCAAGCATGAGCAGACATCTGATACCACTCCCACCGTGGACCCCAAACTCTTCAACAAGAGGCGGTACCGGTCACCTCGCGTGCTTTTCAGTGAACACCCCCCCGATTCAGAGCCTTCAGAACACCAGGGCTCAAAGGACAGGACAAAGAGGCGGGCAGGACAGCCGCAGAACCGTGGCGTGTACTCAGTGTGTGAGAGCGTCAGCTTCTGGGTGGGTAATAAGACAAAAGCAACGGACATCTCAGGCAATGAGGTAACTGTGCTGCCTGACGTCAACATCAATGATGTTAAGAAAAAGCAGTACTTCTTTGAAACGGTGTGCAGCGAGTCCAGAACCGGGGGCTCTGGATGTCTTGGGATTGATGTGCGCCACTGGAACTCATACTGCACCAACTCTCATACATTTGTGAGAGCACTGACTTCTTTTAAAAACCTGGTGGCTTGGAGACTTATTAGGATCAAcgtagcctgtgtgtgtgtgctcagccGCAAGTCATGGAGACAATGA
- the tshba gene encoding thyroid stimulating hormone subunit beta a, producing MMFAAVLVAGILGLLVGTAVPMCVPTEYTLYVEKQECDYCVAINTTMCMGFCFSRDSNLKELVGPRFLVQRSCTYQDVEYRTAVLPGCGLHTDSHFTYPIALTCHCSMCNTRTDECAHKSRFSAAKCSKPVQHLYPYPWQSDYI from the exons ATGATGTTTGCTGCAGTGTTAGTTGCTGGAATTCTAGGCCTTCTTGTTGGAACAGCTGTACCTATGTGTGTCCCGACAGAATACACTCTCTATGTTGAAAAGCAAGAGTGTGACTACTGTGTGGCCATCAACACCACAATGTGCATGGGTTTCTGTTTTTCCAGG GACAGTAACCTGAAGGAATTAGTGGGACCGCGTTTTCTAGTTCAGAGGAGCTGTACCTATCAGGATGTGGAGTATCGTACAGCAGTTTTGCCCGGCTGTGGTCTTCATACTGATTCTCACTTCACCTACCCAATTGCTCTTACCTGCCATTGCAGCATGTGTAACACACGCACTGATGAGTGTGCTCATAAAAGCAGATTCAGTGCGGCCAAGTGTTCCAAACCCGTCCAACATTTGTATCCCTATCCCTGGCAGAGTGACTATATATAA
- the tspan2a gene encoding tetraspanin-2a — protein sequence MGRVQGATKCVKYLLFFFNFIFWLSGSVVLAVGLWLRFDPSTTSLLENGAPETFFFAVYILVGAGGIIMLVGFFGCCGAVRESQCLLGLFFSCLLIIFGAQLAAGVFGLLNKDKIVEEVKNFYNEKGNDTVTSLYRQILCCGGSEESSEKTLCSDGNTKDCIKAIEDFFNEKLSIIGYVGVGIAGIMIIGMIFSMILCCGIRKNREVI from the exons ATGGGCAGAGTGCAAGGAGCCACGAAATGCGTGAAATACCTGCTTTTCTTCTTCAACTTTATTTTCTGG CTCTCCGGTTCAGTGGTGTTAGCTGTGGGACTGTGGCTTAGGTTTGATCCTAGTACAACTTCTTTACTGGAAAATGGAGCTCCCGAAACGTTCTTTTTTG ctgtatatattttagttgGAGCAGGAGGAATCATTATGCTTGTGGGTTTCTTCGGGTGCTGTGGAGCAGTGAGGGAGTCACAGTGTCTTCTGGGATTG tttttttcctgtttactgATCATTTTTGGTGCACAATTGGCTGCAGGAGTTTTTGGCCTCTTGAACAAAGATAAG aTCGTTGAGGAGGTTAAAAACTTTTACAATGAAAAAGGCAATGACACAGTCACCAGCTTGTACCGTCAAATT cTATGCTGTGGAGGCTCAGAGGAAAGTTCTGAAAAGACCTTGTGTTCTGATGGTAATACTAAG GATTGCATCAAAGCAATAGAGGATTTTTTCAATGAGAAACTCAGCATCATTGGATATGTGGGTGTTGGCATTGCAGGGATCATG ATCATTGGAATGATCTTCAGTATGATTCTATGCTGCGGTATTCGGAAAAACAGAGAAGTCATATAG
- the slc25a55a gene encoding solute carrier family 25 member 55a: MSEQQINLPAKLINGGIAGLVGVTCVFPIDLAKTRLQNQRQGQQVYRNMMDCLAKTVRSEGYFGMYRGAAVNLALVTPEKAIKLAANDFFRHHLSKNGKGLSVFKEMLAGCAAGMSQVIITTPMEMLKIQLQDAGRLAAQQRMPYILNSNKLIQTNTLLSRSYNVVPSSAAQTISATQIAKELLHKEGIQGLYKGLGATLMRDVPFSIVYFPLFANLNRLGKRSEDGVVPFYWSFMAGCAAGSTAAVAVNPCDVIKTRLQSLNKGANEETYNGILDCVSKIMKKEGPSAFLKGASCRALVIAPLFGIAQVMYFVGAGEFILGQRPFNLLSP, from the exons ATGTCTGAGCAGCAAATCAA CCTCCCAGCCAAGCTCATCAATGGTGGTATTGCTGGTCTTGTTGGTGTCACTTGTGTGTTCCCCATTGACCTGGCTAAAACAAGACTCCAGAACCAGAGACAAGGTCAACAGGTCTACAGGAACAT GATGGATTGTCTAGCAAAAACTGTACGATCAGAGGGGTACTTTGGCATGTACAGAG GTGCTGCAGTAAATCTTGCTCTTGTCACACCTGAAAAGGCCATCAAGCTGGCAGCCAATGACTTCTTTCGTCACCATCTTTCCAAGAATGG GAAGGGGCTGTCAGTGTTTAAAGAGATGCTAGCAGGTTGTGCTGCAGGCATGTCCCAAGTAATCATTACTACTCCTATGGAGATGCTTAAAATTCAGCTACAAGACGCTGGAAGATTAG CTGCTCAGCAGAGAATGCCGTATATCCTGAATTCCAATAAGCTTATTCAAACAAACACTTTGCTGAGCCGCTCTTATAACGTAGTGCCAAGCTCTGCTGCCCAAACCATCTCTGCAACACAGATTGCCAAAGAGCTTCTACATAAAGAGGGCATTCAAGGTCTATACAAAGGCTTAGGGGCAACACTGATGAG AGATGTGCCCTTCTCCATCGTCTACTTCCCTCTTTTTGCTAACCTTAATCGTTTGGGTAAGCGTTCTGAAGATGGTGTGGTGCCATTCTACTGGTCGTTCATGGCTGGCTGTGCAGCTGGTTCAACTGCTGCAGTGGCTGTTAACCCATGTGATG TGATAAAAACAAGGCTTCAGTCTTTGAACAAAGGTGCTAATGAGGAGACGTACAACGGAATTCTCGACTGTGTGAG CAAAATCATGAAAAAAGAAGGACCATCTGCTTTCCTAAAGGGGGCGAGCTGCAGGGCGCTCGTCATTGCACCTCTTTTTGGCATTGCTCAAGTTATGTATTTCGTTGGAGCTGGTGAATTTATTCTTGGCCAAAGGCCATTTAACCTCCTGTCTCCCTAA